The Rhinoderma darwinii isolate aRhiDar2 chromosome 8, aRhiDar2.hap1, whole genome shotgun sequence genome has a window encoding:
- the FBXO4 gene encoding F-box only protein 4 codes for MAEGGAVSAVEWSRFEAAIINGFRQLRDRYLHSVRGRGAQEDGSDNLEQGDNDSPLYTLPVDMQLYILTFLSPQDLCNLGMTNQYWHSMVQDRLLWKYFLLRDHPTWSSIDCHSLPDLDILNSCLCESLDVKESNYMSIYLRSSPKTRRSMRSRNPIYGAVTSFLQSLVMQGEPRFAMFGPGLEQLDDSLVTRMMTSPDLLPVVSILQRQINGVGSGVTFQLGGEHKFNILTLYSTTRSERDRARVEQSATVNKMFVSEGLLYGEQRAAYSLIPQVKEVCKVVDGFIYVANAEAHKKHNREEEVAQIHAMMDPVLVTQRRPLLVLACVTNPGDKRVPCVYLAHDLCLNKLNRQWMVQNTEASTLFGLLDGITWILAEVGKK; via the exons ATGGCTGAAGGGGGCGCTGTGTCAGCTGTGGAGTGGAGCCGGTTTGAAGCTGCTATAATAAATGGGTTCAGACAATTGAGGGACCGCTATCTGCACAGTGTGAGGGGTCGGGGGGCGCAGGAAGATGGGAGTGACAATCTGGAGCAGGGGGATAATGACAGTCCCCTGTACACATTACCG GTTGATATGCAGTTGTATATCCTGACATTTCTCTCACCACAAGACTTGTGCAATCTTGGAATGACTAATCAGTACTGGCATTCAATGGTGCAAGACCGTCTTCTGTGGAAATACTTTCTACTGCGAGATCATCCAACGTGGTCTTCCATTGATTGTCACAGCTTGCCAGACTTGGATATCCTGAACTCCTGCTTATGTGAATCGCTGGATGTTAAGGAGAGTAACTATATGTCCAT CTACCTAAGGAGCTCCCCAAAAACCAGAAGGTCCATGCGGTCCAGGAATCCCATTTATGGAGCAGTGACCTCATTTCTGCAGTCTCTTGTTATGCAGGGAGAACCCCGCTTTGCTATGTTTGGCCCTGGTCTTGAGCAGCTAGATGATTCTTTGGTCACACGGATGATGACCTCTCCTGATCTTCTGCCAGTTGTCAGCATTCTTCAGAGGCAAATCAATG GTGTTGGTTCTGGCGTCACATTTCAGCTAGGCGGAGAACACAAATTTAATATTTTAACCTTGTATTCTACAACACG TTCAGAACGGGATAGAGCCCGTGTAGAGCAGAGTGCGACTGTCAACAAGATGTTCGTCTCGGAGGGTTTGTTATACGGAGAGCAGAGAGCTGCATACAGCCTAATCCCCCAAGTAAAGGAGGTGTGCAAAGTTGTGGATGGTTTCATCTATGTGGCCAATGCGGAAGCGCATAAAA AGCACAATCGGGAAGAAGAGGTAGCGCAGATCCATGCGATGATGGATCCTGTTCTTGTGACACAGAGGAGACCTTTGTTGGTGTTAGCTTGTGTGACAAACCCTGGAGACAAGAGGGTCCCTTGTGTTTACCTGGCTCATGATCTGTGTCTGAACAAGCTAAATCGACAATGGATG GTGCAAAATACAGAAGCCTCCACCCTTTTCGGGTTATTAGATGGCATTACATGGATTCTTGCTGAAGTTGGGAAAAAATAA